From Micromonospora auratinigra:
TGATCGAGTCGGGAAGCCTCCTTCCCACCGAAGGCGCCCTCATGGCCGAATTTAAGGCCAGCAGGGGAACAATTCGCCACGCACTTGCCCTTCTGCGAGACGAGGGGCTGATCGAAACAGAGCACGGACGCGGCACTATTGTCCGTCCACCGCAGAATCTGAATCGTTCTGCTGCCTCCGAGATGATTCGGCAATCTCAGAAGACCCCAGCGACACCTACCGTCGCCAAACTACTAGAAATTAAGCCAGGCGACCTCGTAGAAGAGGAGGAAATAGTCGTCCGCCAAAGCGGGAAAGTGCAAAAGGTAATCCAGTCATACCGTCCAGCAGAGTGACTCCTGGCACAGGATATTCACTGGCAGCAGGTTCGCCGCAGCGAGACGTTCGAGCATGATCAAGAAAGCACCTCGACTCTGACCCTGTTGGGCTCGATCTTCGCAGAGGCCCCAGGGCCAGTATCTCCGCTTCCGGCCCTCATCGCGTCCATCGGCTGGGATCGCGGCGTCAGCAGACAACTTGCACCGTAGCCAGGGCCCGTCTCCATGTAGGACGATGGGGTTTCTGGACCCGAGCTTCTCGGTTCAGTACGTACTTGAGTACCAGAGGGAGGCGACGTGTTTGCTGACGTCGGACGGGTTCTCGGGCCGGTCCTCAATCTCGTGGTGAAGGCACTAGTGCAGCCACCACAGCAAGGAGCCGGCACAGTCAAGGAGCCTGTTCGTCTCGATAGCCGGGTGAGGCTACCCGGAAAACAGCTTGAAAGATCACTTTCTCCGAAACACATAGACGCACTCGTCGAGCAGCTTTCTCACCGCCTTGAGTCTGTCCGTCTCCATGATTTCAAGGTCTTGGGCGAGAGTGACTGGAACCCAGCCGTCGCTGCCGTCGGGGCGACCCTGAGATCATTGGGGCCAATTGGGGTAACAGAGGCTATCCAGCTCAATCTTAGCCATCACAGCCTCGTTGAGCGGGCGCTCCAAGCCGACCCAGATCGACCGCAACGCGAGCTACTTAGCGGTGCGGGCACGGTGGTCTATCATCGACTGCTTGATGAGTCTTGTCGGCATGTAATTGAATTCATAACGCAACGGCCAGAATTCCGGCAGCGCGTCGACGTCGAACTCATTCGACGGACTGCAGCGCTTCAGGAATCCTTAGACGCGGCACTAGAGCGCGCTCACCTAACACCCGAGGACCGCGAGTTCGAGCGAAGGTATAGCGACCTCGTACTTCGGAAGCTCGACTCACTTCAGCTGTTCGGGGTAACCCTCAGCAAAAACGAGGCGTACCCCTTGAGCACCGCTTACCTGAGCCTCTCCGCAGCACAGGAGTCCGGCAGACGGAAACCTCGTGCAGGTTCTCGACTTGATCTAGCTGCGTCGCAACGGCTGAGAGTGCACGATGCACTAGCGGACACCAGCAGAATACTCATCCGCGGAGAGGCCGGCTCAGGAAAGACCACCTTACTCCAGTGGCTGGCCATCAACCTAGTCAAGGAAGAAGGACAACTGCCTGGTGGTTGGACCCCAGCAGTTCCATTTTTCATCCCCTTGCGGAGATACGCGCTTCGAGATCTCCCCACCCCTGAGCAATTCACAAAAGAGATTGCGCCCGCCTTGTCTGGTGAAGCACCGGACAAATGGGTGCAGAGAGTTATGCGATCGGGACGTGCCGTTGTCCTCATTGACGGCGTGGATGAGTTGCCGGCAGCCAAACGCAATGAAATCTGGAAATGGTTGCATGATCTAGTTGTCAGTTATGAGGATGCGCGATACGTTATTACTTCGCGGCCCCCTGCAGCGGATGCCACGATCGTCGTACCAGATGACTTTAAAACGTTCTTACTACTGCCGATGGGCTCTGCCGATGTGCGAACGTTCGTACGGCAGTGGCACTCCGCGTTGGCATCGACCAAGCGCGAGGGAACTGAGCCAAACAGATTAAAGCAATACGAGCTTGATCTGCTCGATAAGCTCGCACAGCGCCGAGATCTGCGTCGGCTAGCCACCAACCCACTTCTCTGCGCGCTGACCTGCGCATTGCATATTGATCGGTACAGACAACTCCCTCGAGATCGGATCGGCCTCTACCAAGCCGCGCTCGAGATGCTGCTGGTTCGTCGCGATGAAGCGAAAGAAATCGCCGGTGACGGGGTTTTGTTGTCACAAAAAGACCAAGAGATGCTACTGGCTCAGCTGGCGTACTGGCTAGTGCGCAACGGCAGGTCCGACGTTGATCGTGAAGAAGCGCTTCGAAGGCTACGCAAATATCTCGCTGCCATGTCTCACATCACCGCCAAGCCGAGCCAAGTCTTGGACTATCTTTTGCTGCGCTCAGGAGTACTGCGGGAGCCAGTGAAGGGTCGGATCGATTTTCTTCATAAGACATTTCAGGAGTATCTTGCAGCGCAGGCGATCTTAGACGAGGGTGATATCGACTACTTGACGAAGCACGCGCATGAGGATTCCTGGCGCGAGGTTGTCGTCATGGCTGTAGGCCACGGCCGCCGAGACGAGCGCGAGAACATAATTCGCAGCCTCATAATGCCAGACAATGACCTGGACCCCGAGGATTCGAACCGGAAGATCTTAGTAGCCGCCGCCTGCCTCGAGCATCCAGGTGCCCTTGATCCAGATCTCGCTGCAACAGTGAAGCGCCTCCTGCGGAGGCTTGTGCCTCCAAAGACGGCGATTGCCGCAGAGCAGTTGGCTGAGGCCGGAGATATCGTTCTTGACCTCGTGCCAGACCCTTCTACCCTTTCAGACGACGAAGGCTTGTATCTCCTACAATTGATCAATAGGTTCCACCCAGAAGATACTTTGCCTGTATTGGCACGGATTGCCGCAAGCCCTCGGCCAGCTATTCGCAGAAAACTTGCTGCTTTCTGGCCGCAGGTTGCGCCCGAGGAGTATGCGCGCTCAGTGTTAGCCCTGATGGACCTAAGCGACGTGGCAGTAGTGGCACGCGGCGAAGGCCAGCTTCATTCGTTACAGCACATTGATGGACTGCGTCGGCTCATCGTGGACGGTCACAGTGGCGGCCTCCATTCATTAAGTCGGGCCACGGTGCTAGAAACGGCAGCCTTTGTGAGCTGCCAGCTGGAAGGTTTCGAAGCAGCAGCCTTGCGCCACCTTAAAGTACTAGATCTTTGCAACACAACTATTGAGAATGGACTCGATGCAGCCGCTAGCCCATCAGTTCAGGAACTCAGCCTAATTGGCAACGCCACAGCTCGAGGAGGCGCAAACCTTGCGGGGGAATTCAGCAGGATCTTCAGCCTGTTCCCCAACCTATCGAAATTGACGGTGGATTGGTCTTTAGTTGCTTCGAACGTTCCTCACGCGGTAGCCCCCGGCCAGAGCCTTAAGTCGCTTAACCTTCTGTCCTCAGCCACTTTTGCGCGATTCTTAGACGGAATTTATAAAACGTTCAGCCCTCGCGAACTTCAGCCCCTAGGATGGCGTCGCCCTTCGATGCACCAGTTTACTGGCAACGTGGGCATCGAAGAGATCACCCTTGTTGGCTGGCCTTCACGCGAGGAACTAATCATGATGCAAAAGCTTCCTTCGCTGACGACATTACGAGTGATTGCAGTTAGGGACGACCTCCGCAGAAAGATTCACGCTGACGGTGGAATATATCCATACCCAGGTCTCCAGACAGGGCTTCAGGAGTCACTACTAAACCTTCGGAACCTTCGGAACCTTGACCTAATCTTAATTGACTCGCTAGGGTCAACTTTTGATTTGCAAGAAAGCTTCGATGCAGCAGATCTTACATGGCTACCGCCGTATCTCTCCCGGGTAATCAGACCGAAGTCAATGGTTGAGGTGACACTAAATGGAAACTCGCCACGTTGAGCCACAGGAGGCCATTTTTTTCTCGCCACAGATTCTCCCATCTGCCCCAACCGACACCCCGAGGCGCCATAGATCGGGCGGCGGACGGTTGCCGCATATCAGTCGGCGACGGCTGAATCGAACTGGCAAATCGAACTGGCGGTATTGCTGATTTCTTCTCTTCTAAATCAAGGCACCGCGCTCCGCGCGGTGCGGGGCGGCAAGCCCGGCCGGCGGCAAGCCGCCCCGGCCGCCTACGGCGCCGGGGCGGTGAGCCACCGACAGCCGCCGGGACACCGCCCCACAGTCGGATCTCAGCTCAGCGCGAGTTCGTCCGGGAAGCGCTCATGAAGCGCGGCGACCAGATGGCGTAGGCAGTCCTCAAGGCTGTGGCCATCGACTCTGAACGCCTCACCAGGGAGCCGCTGACCCGAGACCACCACCGTCCAGGGCTTGCGCTCCCGTTCGCCGTCAATCTTGACCATCGCGACCAGGCCCATCTCCCCCAGGTGCTCCAGCAGCTCCGGCACGCACTCATCCCACTTCATCCACGAATGGGATCACCAAGACCGCTACGGAAGCCAGCGGGTCAGCCTGGTCGTGCGTCAGGGCTTCCGGCTGCCGCGCCAGTCCAACCCCGGGACTGGCTTGCCACCGAGTCACGGCATCAGCTCCATCGCCAGGACGCGCGCGGCCCTCCCCCACAGCCGCCGGCTCGACTCCCGAGGCCATCGAGCGCCGGCCCGGAGACGGTCCACGACGGCACAGCCGCACGACCCGAGACGACGATCAACTGACCCAGCACTCAGGCCGTCTCCAGGCCGTCTCAGGCCGTGGCCAGGCCGTCAGACGCCACCCAACGATGACCAAGGTCAACCAACGGCACCAGATAAACGGCCAGCTCAGAGCCATGATCAAAGCTCTGAGCTGGTGGGCGACGGACGAGTCGACCTGTACGCCGGATTCTGTGACCGACGCGGCCCGTGGGCGCGCGTCGGCGGCGGCCATCCATCTCGGCCTGCCGTTGCCGGCAGGCTCCAGCGGCCTACCCGCAGACATCGGGCGGGCAGCCCTCGAGCGTCTGCGCGGGTCGTCAACTTGCGGTGACGGCCCTTTCTTGGCCTTGCTCCGGGTGGGGTTTACCGAGCCATCCCGGTCACCCGGGATGCTGGTGGGCTCTTACCCCACCGTTTCACCCTTACCGTCCCGTTTCCGGGGCGGCGGTCTGTTTTCTGTGGCACTGTCCCGCGGGTCACCCCGGGTTGCCGTTAGCAACCACCCTGCCCTGTGGAGTCCGGACGTTCCTCGGCGACGGGCCGCAGCCCGTCGACGCGACCGCCCGGTCGACTCGTCCGTCGCGCTCCCATCCTAACGACGCGCCCTGCCCGCCCGATTCCGGGCACGGGACGGCCGTCTCACGACCAGTCCCGTACCAGCGGTTCGTTGAAGACCCGGTCGCCGGTGGCGGGTTCGCGCAACGGCCCGGAGCAGCGGACCGTGCCGGCGGCGTCCCGGCCGCGCAGCGTGACGTCGGCACCGACGGGCAGGTCCAGCAGGGCGGCGCCGTCGGTCACCGCAGCGCTGGCGCGGACCTTCCCACCGGCGACGGCCTCGATCCGGGTCACGCCGGGGCGGGGCACGACGAGCAGCCGGTCGGTGAGCACCGCCCGGTTGCCGTCGCGCGCCGGCACCCGGACGGCCAGCAGGTCGTACGCCGGGGGGTAGCCGGTGGCGACCAACGGCGGCGGCAGCGGTCCGAGGTCGCCGCCCGGGTCCGCCGGGTCCGGGTCCCGGCTGGTGGCCCGGGCCAGGATCGGGCCGGCGCCGGTCTCCCCCACCTCCAGCAGCAGGGGTCCCTTGCCCTGCGCGCCGAGCAGCACGGCCGGTCCGCCCGCGTCGTCGAGCCGGCCGGACCAGCGGATCACCGGGGGCGCGGGGTCGACCAGGCCGGCCTGGGCCGTCAGGCTCCGGTACGCCAGGGCGGCCTGCCGGGTCACGGTGGTGTTCGGCGGTTCGGGGGTCGGCTTCGGGCGCTGGTCCCTGGGCCACGTGGCGTCCAGCGTCCCGGCGCCGGTGAGGTCGGGCCCGAAGCTGACCGGGCCCGCCTGCCGGACCTGCCCGTCGCACTCGACCCGCCACCAGCCGGGGGTGTCCACGTCGACGAACGCGTACCCGTCGGTGGGCACGGCCTGCCAGGTGCGGCGCAGCCCGACGTCGCCCGGGTAGGCGGTGCGGCCGAGGGAGATCCGGCAGCCGGCGGGTGCCAGGCCGAGCAGCAGTTGTCGCCGCGTCTCGGCCGCCCCACCCGCGGCGACCGAGTCGACGAAGAAGGGGTCGGCCGGGAGGTTGGCCGCCCCGTCGCCGCCCAGCAGCTGCGCGGGGGATGCGCCGGGCGGGCCGGTCCGGGTCACCAGGGCGGCGGACGTGGCCGAGCGGTAGGCCACCACCACCTCCCGTGCGCCGGTCGACTCGTCGGCGAAGAGGACCGTCACTCCGGGCAGGTCCGGCGCGATCATCACCTCGGCGCGGCGGCGGTCGAAGAGCCGGCGTACCTCGCTGAGGAAGGCCGCGTCCCCGGCCAGGTTGCCCCGGGGCGGCGAGTCGAGCAGCCGCAGGCTCCAGGGCGACTCGATCGGGTGGCCGTGGCCGAGGTCGCTGTGATCGACGGGTTGCCGCAGGCCGGCGGCGGTGAGCGCCGCCGGTCCGGCCAGCGCCGCCGCCAGCACCGCGGCCACCGCCGCCAGCAGACCGGCGAGGCGGTGCCGGCGGCGTCGCCGGGCGTGCCGCAGCACCAGGGTGTACGGGTCGGGGTCCGGCACCACGGTGTCGGCGATCCGGGCCAGTCCGGCCCGCAGCTCGTCCACGCTCATGCCCGTCCCTCCAGCAGGTCGCCGGTCAGCCGGGCGCGCTCCGCGCCCAGCACGTCGCGCAGCCGGGCCAGTCCCCGGGCCGCCTGGCTCTTCACGGTGCCGGGTGCGCAGCCCATCAGCGCGGCCACCTCGGCCTCCGGCAGGTCCTCCCAGTAGCGCAGCACCAGCACGGTGCGCATCCGGACCGGCAGCCGGTCCAGCGCGGCGAGCAGTTCGTCGCGGACCGCCACCACGTCGGTGGGGTCCGGGCCGGCCCGGTCCGGCACCGCCGCGGTGAGCAGTTCGCGCAGCCCGAGCCGGCGCCAGCGGCTGGTCCGCTCGTTCACCATGGTCCGCCGCACGTACGCCATCGGCTCGTCGAGCCGTCGCCAGTGCCGCATCACCTTGACCAGTGACTCGTGCACCAGGTCCTGGGCGGCGTCCCGGTCGCCGGTCAGCAGGTAGGCGGTGCGCAGCAGGTCCGCGTAGCGGGCCGTGACGAAGTCACGGAACTCCGGGTCAGCCACCCGCCGACCCCCCGTTGTGCCCGTTCACCGCGCGCTCCCTCCGTCGACCCTTCACAGGCTGTGACGCGGCGGGATTGGGAAAGGTTGAGTCCGTCGGGGGCGCGCCGTCCGGTGGGGTACTAGCCTCCGGTAACCATGGACCTCTCCGACGTCGCGTTGCTGGTCGCCGCCGGTCTCGCCGCGGGCACGGTGAACGCGGTGGCCGGCGGTGGCTCGCTCATCACCTTCCCCGCGCTGATCGCCACCGGCCTGCCGCCGGTGCCGGCGAACGTGACCAACTCGGTGTCGGTCTTCCCCGGGTACGTCGCCAGTGTGGTCGGCAGCCGGGCGGACCTGCCGCCGGCCCGGCGGGTGGCGCTGCTGATCCCCACCACGATCGTCGGCACGGTGGCCGGCTGCCTGCTGCTGCTGGCCACCCCGGCGCGGGCGTTCGAGCTGGTGGTGCCGTTCCTGGTGCTGGGCGCGACGGCGGTGCTGGCGTTCCAGGATCCGCTGCGCCGGCTGGTCGGCCATCCGGCCGACCTCGGCCCGCGCCGCCGTACCGTCACCGTGCAGG
This genomic window contains:
- a CDS encoding NACHT domain-containing protein codes for the protein MFADVGRVLGPVLNLVVKALVQPPQQGAGTVKEPVRLDSRVRLPGKQLERSLSPKHIDALVEQLSHRLESVRLHDFKVLGESDWNPAVAAVGATLRSLGPIGVTEAIQLNLSHHSLVERALQADPDRPQRELLSGAGTVVYHRLLDESCRHVIEFITQRPEFRQRVDVELIRRTAALQESLDAALERAHLTPEDREFERRYSDLVLRKLDSLQLFGVTLSKNEAYPLSTAYLSLSAAQESGRRKPRAGSRLDLAASQRLRVHDALADTSRILIRGEAGSGKTTLLQWLAINLVKEEGQLPGGWTPAVPFFIPLRRYALRDLPTPEQFTKEIAPALSGEAPDKWVQRVMRSGRAVVLIDGVDELPAAKRNEIWKWLHDLVVSYEDARYVITSRPPAADATIVVPDDFKTFLLLPMGSADVRTFVRQWHSALASTKREGTEPNRLKQYELDLLDKLAQRRDLRRLATNPLLCALTCALHIDRYRQLPRDRIGLYQAALEMLLVRRDEAKEIAGDGVLLSQKDQEMLLAQLAYWLVRNGRSDVDREEALRRLRKYLAAMSHITAKPSQVLDYLLLRSGVLREPVKGRIDFLHKTFQEYLAAQAILDEGDIDYLTKHAHEDSWREVVVMAVGHGRRDERENIIRSLIMPDNDLDPEDSNRKILVAAACLEHPGALDPDLAATVKRLLRRLVPPKTAIAAEQLAEAGDIVLDLVPDPSTLSDDEGLYLLQLINRFHPEDTLPVLARIAASPRPAIRRKLAAFWPQVAPEEYARSVLALMDLSDVAVVARGEGQLHSLQHIDGLRRLIVDGHSGGLHSLSRATVLETAAFVSCQLEGFEAAALRHLKVLDLCNTTIENGLDAAASPSVQELSLIGNATARGGANLAGEFSRIFSLFPNLSKLTVDWSLVASNVPHAVAPGQSLKSLNLLSSATFARFLDGIYKTFSPRELQPLGWRRPSMHQFTGNVGIEEITLVGWPSREELIMMQKLPSLTTLRVIAVRDDLRRKIHADGGIYPYPGLQTGLQESLLNLRNLRNLDLILIDSLGSTFDLQESFDAADLTWLPPYLSRVIRPKSMVEVTLNGNSPR
- a CDS encoding sulfite exporter TauE/SafE family protein, with the protein product MDLSDVALLVAAGLAAGTVNAVAGGGSLITFPALIATGLPPVPANVTNSVSVFPGYVASVVGSRADLPPARRVALLIPTTIVGTVAGCLLLLATPARAFELVVPFLVLGATAVLAFQDPLRRLVGHPADLGPRRRTVTVQAMVGLGAVYGGYFGAALGVMLVAGLALVLDTTLARVSAIKNLLSAVVGLTTLVVFALFGPVHWAAVAVVAPATLVGGYAGARLVRRLPPVVLKSLIVVFGTTIGLYLLWRALR
- a CDS encoding SigE family RNA polymerase sigma factor; translation: MADPEFRDFVTARYADLLRTAYLLTGDRDAAQDLVHESLVKVMRHWRRLDEPMAYVRRTMVNERTSRWRRLGLRELLTAAVPDRAGPDPTDVVAVRDELLAALDRLPVRMRTVLVLRYWEDLPEAEVAALMGCAPGTVKSQAARGLARLRDVLGAERARLTGDLLEGRA
- a CDS encoding GntR family transcriptional regulator, whose product is MPTPHYGQPRYRVIAGELRARIDACLIESGSLLPTEGALMAEFKASRGTIRHALALLRDEGLIETEHGRGTIVRPPQNLNRSAASEMIRQSQKTPATPTVAKLLEIKPGDLVEEEEIVVRQSGKVQKVIQSYRPAE